Proteins encoded in a region of the Hippocampus zosterae strain Florida chromosome 11, ASM2543408v3, whole genome shotgun sequence genome:
- the galm gene encoding aldose 1-epimerase isoform X1 encodes MTQVRSQPWGQLSSKVDLWTLQSSQVKVEVLTLGAIIRSVCSKGKDGQMEDVVLGYDDLEGYVSDKRFFGAVVGRVANRIAQGRFVVEGKTYQLEINNGPHALHGGLRGFNKAIWIATAVKDGVKLCLTSPDGDQGYPGTLLVSVTYTLQGETLTTEYQAQSSKTTPINLTNHSYFNLAGKAADNIYDHEVSIIAHSYLPVDDTSIPTGEIKVVDGSPFDLRQAVLIGPRLKKVPGGGFDHNFCLSSPGEPWTERVAARVSHSASGRILEVSTSQPGIQFYTANVLDGSIIGKGGVQYGKHCSFCLETQNWPNAVNQASFPGCLLHPGEEYRHVTRYTFTCAD; translated from the exons ATGACGCAAGTCAGAAGTCAGCCATGGGGGCAGTTGTCCAGCAAGGTGGATCTGTGGACGCTCCAGTCCTCTCAAGTGAAAGTGGAGGTCCTGACACTGGGGGCGATCATTAGGTCTGTTTGTAGCAAGGGCAAAGACGGTCAGATGGAGGATGTTGTCTTGGGTTATGATGACCTGGAAG GTTACGTGTCAGACAAGCGGTTCTTTGGAGCTGTGGTTGGCCGTGTCGCCAACAGGATTGCTCAAGGACGTTTTGTAGTCGAGGGAAAAACATACCAATTAGAGATCAACAATGGACCTCATGCTCTACATGGAGGCCTCCGCGGCTTCAATAAG GCAATTTGGATTGCTACAGCAGTGAAAGATGGTGTGAAATTGTGTCTTACCAGTCCAGATGGAGACCAGGGCTACCCTGGAACGTTACTGGTCTCTGTTACCTACACACTGCAG GGGGAAACACTAACTACAGAGTATCAAGCCCAGTCTTCTAAAACAACGCCAATCAATCTCACCAACCACTCCTATTTCAACCTTGctggaaag GCTGCAGATAATATCTACGACCATGAAGTGTCCATCATTGCTCATTCTTACTTGCCAGTTGATGACACGTCTATTCCCACAG GTGAAATCAAAGTCGTGGATGGCTCACCCtttgacctcaggcaagctgtTCTGATTGGTCCTAGGCTAAAGAAAGTTCCAGGTGGGGGATTTGACCACAACTTTTGTCTGTCGTCACCTGGAGAGCCATGGACTGAGAGGGTTGCTGCTAG GGTTTCTCACTCAGCCAGCGGTCGCATTTTAGAGGTTTCAACCAGCCAACCAGGAATCCAATTCTATACAGCTAACGTCTTGGATGGCTCTATCATCGGTAAAGGTGGAGTTCAATATGGGAAACACTGCTCTTTCTGTTTGGAGACACAGAATTGGCCGAATGCTGTCAACCAG GCTTCATTTCCTGGCTGCCTTCTTCATCCTGGCGAAGAATATCGACACGTGACTCGTTACACATTCACTTGTGCTGACTGA
- the galm gene encoding aldose 1-epimerase isoform X2 — protein MTQVRSQPWGQLSSKVDLWTLQSSQVKVEVLTLGAIIRSVCSKGKDGQMEDVVLGYDDLEGYVSDKRFFGAVVGRVANRIAQGRFVVEGKTYQLEINNGPHALHGGLRGFNKGETLTTEYQAQSSKTTPINLTNHSYFNLAGKAADNIYDHEVSIIAHSYLPVDDTSIPTGEIKVVDGSPFDLRQAVLIGPRLKKVPGGGFDHNFCLSSPGEPWTERVAARVSHSASGRILEVSTSQPGIQFYTANVLDGSIIGKGGVQYGKHCSFCLETQNWPNAVNQASFPGCLLHPGEEYRHVTRYTFTCAD, from the exons ATGACGCAAGTCAGAAGTCAGCCATGGGGGCAGTTGTCCAGCAAGGTGGATCTGTGGACGCTCCAGTCCTCTCAAGTGAAAGTGGAGGTCCTGACACTGGGGGCGATCATTAGGTCTGTTTGTAGCAAGGGCAAAGACGGTCAGATGGAGGATGTTGTCTTGGGTTATGATGACCTGGAAG GTTACGTGTCAGACAAGCGGTTCTTTGGAGCTGTGGTTGGCCGTGTCGCCAACAGGATTGCTCAAGGACGTTTTGTAGTCGAGGGAAAAACATACCAATTAGAGATCAACAATGGACCTCATGCTCTACATGGAGGCCTCCGCGGCTTCAATAAG GGGGAAACACTAACTACAGAGTATCAAGCCCAGTCTTCTAAAACAACGCCAATCAATCTCACCAACCACTCCTATTTCAACCTTGctggaaag GCTGCAGATAATATCTACGACCATGAAGTGTCCATCATTGCTCATTCTTACTTGCCAGTTGATGACACGTCTATTCCCACAG GTGAAATCAAAGTCGTGGATGGCTCACCCtttgacctcaggcaagctgtTCTGATTGGTCCTAGGCTAAAGAAAGTTCCAGGTGGGGGATTTGACCACAACTTTTGTCTGTCGTCACCTGGAGAGCCATGGACTGAGAGGGTTGCTGCTAG GGTTTCTCACTCAGCCAGCGGTCGCATTTTAGAGGTTTCAACCAGCCAACCAGGAATCCAATTCTATACAGCTAACGTCTTGGATGGCTCTATCATCGGTAAAGGTGGAGTTCAATATGGGAAACACTGCTCTTTCTGTTTGGAGACACAGAATTGGCCGAATGCTGTCAACCAG GCTTCATTTCCTGGCTGCCTTCTTCATCCTGGCGAAGAATATCGACACGTGACTCGTTACACATTCACTTGTGCTGACTGA
- the LOC127610688 gene encoding uncharacterized protein LOC127610688: MERVQPFVSLIEFYFEIGLKYKDIKSVLDVKYGFQISERHLKRVLNQRGLFRRKTFNDLAVLVDFICNQLQHSGQLHGYRWMYSKCREYGLLVRKEDVRLVLKELDPRGVSLRQARRLRRRNYFSKGPYFIWHMDSYDKLKPFGICINGAIDGFSRKIMWLNAYITSSDPKLIGGYYIDVVHRLGGCPRIVRADLGTENGHVKGFQRFLVPIPPGSTLDSYLDGASTANQRIEYWWRFLRSQCMEFWLSLFTDLRDNGFFDGGFLDKNILQFCCMGLIQDELDDTALVWNSHLIRPSKNMNVPSGRPNVMYTLPELYGTTDFLSPVDNEQVQLCKSQCVFRLTMPCDPDVFALCAFLMAQSDLMPPKDPFQAVNLYLHLREALTATL; encoded by the exons atggagcgtgttcaaccgttcgtgagtttaatagaattttactttgaaatcggcttgaaatacaaagacattaaatctgttcttgatgttaagtacggtttccaaataagtgaaagacatttgaagcgagtgctgaaccaaagaggactatttcgtcggaaaacgttcaatgacttggcagtcctggttgacttcatttgcaaccaattgcagcattccggacaactacacggttacaggtggatgtacagtaagtgcagagaatatggacttcttgtcaggaaagaggacgttcgtctggtcctgaaagagttggatccgagaggagtgtcgttaaggcaagcaagacgtttgagacggcgaaactacttctccaaagggccctattttatatggcacatggactcctatgacaaactgaaaccatttggaatttgtatcaatggggctattgatggtttttcaaggaaaataatgtggctcaatgcctacataactagtagtgacccgaagttgattgggggttactacatcgacgttgtgcaccgtttggggggttgtcctcgaatcgttcgagctgatcttgggactgaaaatggtcacgtcaaaggctttcagcgtttcctcgtgccaataccgccaggcagcactcttgacagttacttggatggagccagcaccgccaatcaaagaattgaatattggtggcggtttcttcgcagccagtgcatggagttctggttatccctcttcacagacctcagagacaatggcttctttgatggtggatttctggacaaaaacatcctacaattttgttgcatgggacttattcag gatgagttggatgacacggccttagtttggaacagccatctcatcaggccctcaaagaacatgaatgtccccagtggtcggcccaacgtgatgtatacgttacctgaactttatggtacaacggacttcctctccccggttgacaatgaacaagttcaactgtgcaaaagccagtgtgtgtttcgtttgaccatgccttgtgatccagatgtatttgcattgtgtgcttttttaatggcccagtccgatctaatgccaccaaaagatccatttcaggctgtgaacttgtatttacacctcagagaggccctcaccgctactctttaa